From the Rhodothalassiaceae bacterium genome, one window contains:
- the ndk gene encoding nucleoside diphosphate kinase, whose product MAIERTLSIIKPDATRRNITGEIIAMLEKAGLRVVAQKRIRLTREQAEEFYAVHRERPFFSSLVEFMTSGPVVVQVLEGENAVQRNREIMGATDPAKAAEDTIRRRFAESIEANSVHGSDSPENADREIRFFFSDIEIVG is encoded by the coding sequence ATGGCCATCGAACGCACCCTTTCCATCATCAAGCCGGACGCCACGCGGCGCAACATCACCGGCGAGATCATCGCCATGCTCGAGAAGGCCGGCCTGCGCGTCGTCGCGCAGAAGCGCATCCGGCTCACCCGCGAGCAGGCCGAGGAGTTCTACGCCGTTCACCGCGAGCGGCCCTTTTTCTCCTCGCTCGTCGAATTCATGACCTCGGGCCCGGTGGTCGTGCAGGTGCTGGAAGGCGAGAACGCCGTCCAGCGCAACCGCGAGATCATGGGCGCGACCGATCCGGCCAAGGCGGCCGAAGACACCATCCGCCGGCGCTTTGCCGAGAGCATCGAGGCCAACTCCGTCCACGGCTCGGACAGCCCCGAGAACGCGGACCGCGAGATCCGCTTCTTCTTCTCGGACATCGAGATCGTCGGCTGA
- the thiE gene encoding thiamine-phosphate synthase: protein MTTAGGTRSGGGGAGAPPACRVYLISPPAFEPREFARMLERALAGGDVAAFQLRLKPATDEEVLEAGRLLMPICHAHDVAFIVNDRPDLALKLGADGVHIGQSDADVKTARRILGHERDIGVTCHASRHLAYVAGEQGADYVAFGAFFPSPTKDSGHRADPELLRIWHETTEIPCVAIGGITAENCAPLVEAGADFLAVSSWVWRHPEGPDAAVAALNRAIAEAVDRRS from the coding sequence ATGACGACCGCAGGCGGGACACGCTCGGGCGGAGGCGGCGCCGGTGCGCCGCCCGCCTGCCGGGTCTATCTGATCAGCCCCCCCGCATTCGAGCCGCGGGAGTTTGCCCGCATGCTCGAGCGTGCGCTCGCCGGCGGCGACGTCGCGGCCTTCCAATTGCGCCTCAAGCCCGCCACGGACGAGGAGGTGCTGGAAGCCGGGCGTCTGCTCATGCCGATCTGCCATGCCCATGATGTCGCCTTCATCGTCAACGACCGGCCGGATCTGGCCCTGAAGCTGGGGGCGGACGGCGTGCACATCGGCCAGTCGGATGCCGACGTGAAGACGGCGCGCCGCATCCTGGGCCACGAGCGCGACATCGGGGTCACCTGCCATGCCTCGCGTCACCTCGCGTATGTGGCGGGCGAGCAGGGGGCCGATTACGTCGCCTTCGGCGCCTTCTTCCCCTCGCCCACCAAGGATTCCGGTCATCGCGCGGATCCGGAGCTTCTGCGGATCTGGCACGAGACGACGGAGATTCCTTGCGTGGCGATCGGCGGGATCACGGCGGAGAACTGCGCGCCGCTGGTGGAGGCGGGTGCGGACTTTCTGGCCGTCTCCTCCTGGGTGTGGCGGCATCCGGAAGGCCCGGACGCCGCCGTCGCCGCCTTGAACCGCGCGATCGCCGAGGCGGTTGACCGGAGGAGCTGA
- a CDS encoding alanine--glyoxylate aminotransferase — protein MHDEGHDKTSEPPRRLLLGAGPSPIPEAVRRAGARPTVGHLDPWFQEFMEGMKARLRAVWRTANRMTLPFSAPASAAMEAALFALADEGDEIAVIVHGAFGARLAEMARRQGLVVHRIDVAWGEAPEPGALEDLLRREPGIRLVAFVHAETSTGVAADAAALAAIAHRHDCLVLMDAVTSLAGQPVLPDEWGIDFAYAGSQKCLSAPPGLAPVTVSEAALRRMQQRRRACRSWFGDILEIARYWDGREGRSYHHTAPVNALYALDEALRIFLAEGHEAAFARHRRAHEALVAGLEVLGLTLLPAPECRLAQLNAVVVPEGVDEARLRADLLARHGIEISAGLGSLAGRIVRIGLMGDGARLANVLAVLTGLQDALARQGWRRPAGSAEAAAIAAHDRADMQPAHGRPARATG, from the coding sequence ATGCACGACGAAGGACACGACAAGACCTCCGAACCGCCGCGCCGGCTGCTGCTCGGCGCCGGCCCTTCGCCCATTCCCGAAGCGGTGCGTCGGGCCGGGGCGCGGCCGACCGTCGGGCATCTCGATCCTTGGTTTCAGGAGTTCATGGAGGGCATGAAGGCGCGGCTGCGCGCCGTCTGGCGCACGGCGAACCGCATGACGCTGCCGTTTTCCGCCCCGGCCTCGGCGGCGATGGAGGCGGCCCTGTTCGCGCTCGCCGACGAGGGTGACGAGATCGCCGTCATCGTCCACGGCGCCTTCGGGGCACGGCTCGCGGAAATGGCGCGCCGGCAGGGCCTCGTCGTCCACCGCATCGACGTGGCCTGGGGCGAGGCGCCGGAGCCCGGGGCGCTGGAGGATCTGCTGCGGCGGGAGCCGGGCATCCGTCTTGTCGCCTTCGTGCATGCCGAAACCTCCACCGGTGTCGCCGCTGACGCGGCCGCGCTGGCCGCGATCGCACACCGGCACGACTGCCTCGTGCTCATGGACGCGGTGACCTCGCTCGCGGGCCAGCCGGTGCTGCCGGACGAATGGGGCATCGACTTCGCCTATGCCGGCAGCCAGAAATGCCTTTCCGCACCACCGGGGCTCGCACCGGTCACGGTCTCGGAGGCGGCGCTCCGGCGCATGCAGCAGCGTCGGCGCGCCTGCCGCAGCTGGTTCGGCGACATCCTCGAGATCGCGCGCTACTGGGACGGCCGCGAGGGCCGCAGCTATCACCACACGGCTCCCGTCAATGCGCTCTATGCGCTCGACGAGGCGCTCAGAATATTCCTCGCCGAAGGCCATGAAGCCGCCTTCGCCCGCCACCGTCGCGCGCATGAGGCGCTGGTCGCGGGCCTCGAGGTGCTCGGCCTCACGCTCCTGCCCGCGCCCGAGTGCCGGCTCGCCCAGCTCAATGCGGTCGTCGTCCCGGAGGGCGTCGACGAGGCGCGGCTGCGCGCGGACCTGCTCGCCCGCCATGGGATCGAGATCAGCGCCGGCCTCGGATCGCTCGCCGGGCGGATCGTCCGGATCGGTCTCATGGGCGATGGCGCCCGGCTTGCGAACGTGCTCGCCGTCCTGACCGGCCTGCAGGACGCACTCGCCCGCCAGGGATGGCGCCGTCCCGCGGGCAGCGCCGAGGCGGCCGCGATCGCGGCCCATGACCGCGCCGACATGCAGCCGGCGCACGGCCGGCCCGCACGTGCCACCGGCTGA
- a CDS encoding epimerase, which translates to MPGASAAFSLPVAITGATGFVGRHVLARLAGAQTDAAGAVRALTRRPVEAAAAGPVTWILGHLGDDGALRRLVEGCRLVIHIAGATKALDAAGFMAANAEGTRRLMRAVAEAAAPACRVIHVSSLAAREPDLSPYAASKRAGEEAVAGMLPPARWIILRPPALYGPQDRELLPLLLATRRGFLPVPGPRSQRLALLHVADLAEAIARLADDAVFEALAGRQLEIDDGRGGYGPEEMAAALSAVWGRPVRPVPIPAPVTTAAAHLAQAWARLTGRPAMLTPHKLPELRHPDWSVRMDAELLRHWRPRFDLESGLRAVLAAAHERSAA; encoded by the coding sequence ATGCCCGGCGCATCCGCAGCCTTTTCCCTGCCCGTGGCGATCACCGGTGCGACGGGCTTCGTCGGCCGGCATGTGCTCGCACGGCTGGCCGGCGCGCAGACCGACGCGGCCGGTGCCGTCCGCGCCCTCACGCGCCGGCCCGTAGAGGCGGCCGCAGCCGGCCCCGTCACCTGGATTCTCGGCCATCTCGGCGATGACGGGGCGCTGCGCCGTCTCGTCGAAGGCTGCCGGCTCGTCATCCACATCGCCGGTGCGACGAAGGCCCTCGATGCAGCAGGCTTCATGGCCGCCAATGCCGAAGGCACCCGGCGGCTGATGCGCGCCGTCGCCGAGGCGGCCGCCCCCGCCTGCCGCGTGATCCATGTCTCATCCCTCGCCGCCCGCGAGCCCGATCTGAGCCCCTATGCCGCGTCCAAGCGGGCGGGCGAGGAGGCCGTGGCCGGGATGCTGCCGCCCGCGCGCTGGATCATCCTGCGCCCCCCCGCGCTCTACGGGCCGCAGGACAGGGAGCTGCTGCCGCTTCTGCTGGCGACGCGCCGCGGTTTTCTGCCAGTGCCGGGCCCGCGCAGCCAGAGGCTGGCGCTGCTTCATGTCGCCGATCTTGCGGAGGCCATCGCGCGGCTTGCCGATGACGCCGTCTTCGAGGCGCTCGCCGGACGCCAGCTGGAGATCGACGACGGCCGCGGCGGCTACGGCCCGGAAGAGATGGCGGCTGCGCTGTCAGCGGTCTGGGGCCGGCCGGTGCGGCCGGTTCCGATTCCGGCCCCGGTCACGACGGCGGCCGCGCATCTGGCCCAGGCCTGGGCGCGGCTTACGGGCCGGCCCGCGATGCTGACCCCGCACAAGCTGCCCGAGCTGCGCCACCCGGATTGGAGCGTCAGGATGGATGCGGAGCTGCTGCGGCACTGGCGGCCGCGGTTTGACCTCGAGTCGGGTCTGCGGGCCGTGCTGGCTGCGGCGCACGAGCGATCCGCGGCCTGA
- a CDS encoding acyl-CoA thioesterase: protein MTAAISGREPVIRTTPQLADLNLNGHIFGGWILSQMDIAGGITAARRANGPVATVAIHAMKFHRPVHPGDLVSCYTDIVKVGRTSIHVHIEVCVSRREEPEEIMVTEGVFVFVAVDKQGRPRPVDPEHAGMESADRD, encoded by the coding sequence ATGACGGCAGCGATCTCCGGGCGCGAGCCCGTGATCCGCACCACCCCGCAGCTCGCCGACCTCAATCTGAACGGCCATATCTTCGGCGGCTGGATCCTGAGCCAGATGGACATCGCCGGCGGCATCACCGCCGCGCGGCGCGCGAACGGACCGGTGGCGACCGTCGCGATCCATGCCATGAAGTTCCACCGCCCCGTCCATCCGGGCGATCTGGTCAGCTGCTATACCGATATCGTCAAGGTCGGCCGCACCTCGATCCATGTGCACATCGAGGTCTGCGTCTCGCGCCGCGAGGAGCCGGAGGAGATCATGGTCACAGAAGGCGTCTTCGTCTTCGTCGCGGTGGACAAGCAGGGCCGCCCGCGTCCCGTCGATCCGGAGCATGCCGGCATGGAATCGGCGGACCGGGATTGA
- a CDS encoding fructose-bisphosphate aldolase, which translates to MKLTRKVREILSWYESDNPGTKANLARMLMHGRLGGTGRMVILPVDQGFEHGPDRSFLPNPPGYDPRYHFQLAVDAGLNAFAAPLGLLEAGADSFAGQIPLILKVNSCNSWATEKDQAVYGTVEDALRLGCAAIGFTLYPGSPHFNEMLEEFRELAAEAKAVGLAVVAWSYPRGGKLSKEGETALDVVAYAAHMAALAGAHIIKVKLPSEYIEQPEAKKVIEAAGIDISTPVARVRHVMQAAFQGRRIVVFSGGAKKGADQVFEDARAIRDGGGNGSIIGRNSFQRPKAEALEMLARIIRIYRGQE; encoded by the coding sequence ATGAAACTGACGCGCAAGGTCCGCGAGATCCTGTCCTGGTACGAGTCGGACAATCCCGGCACCAAGGCCAATCTCGCCCGCATGCTCATGCACGGGCGGCTCGGGGGCACGGGGCGGATGGTGATCCTGCCCGTCGACCAGGGTTTCGAGCACGGGCCGGACCGCTCCTTCCTGCCGAACCCGCCGGGCTACGACCCGCGCTACCACTTCCAGCTTGCCGTGGACGCGGGGCTCAACGCCTTCGCCGCGCCGCTCGGCCTGCTCGAGGCGGGCGCCGACAGCTTCGCCGGCCAGATCCCGCTCATCCTCAAGGTCAACTCCTGCAATTCCTGGGCGACGGAGAAGGACCAGGCCGTCTACGGCACGGTGGAGGATGCGCTGCGCCTCGGCTGTGCGGCGATCGGATTTACGCTCTATCCGGGTTCGCCGCATTTCAACGAGATGCTGGAGGAGTTCCGGGAGCTCGCGGCGGAGGCGAAGGCGGTGGGGCTGGCGGTGGTCGCCTGGTCCTATCCGCGCGGCGGCAAGCTCTCCAAGGAGGGCGAGACGGCGCTTGACGTCGTCGCCTATGCGGCGCACATGGCGGCGCTTGCGGGCGCCCACATCATCAAGGTGAAGCTGCCGAGCGAATACATCGAGCAGCCCGAGGCGAAGAAGGTGATCGAGGCGGCGGGCATCGACATCTCGACGCCCGTGGCCCGCGTGCGCCATGTGATGCAGGCGGCCTTCCAGGGCCGGCGCATCGTCGTCTTCTCCGGCGGCGCGAAGAAGGGCGCGGACCAGGTGTTCGAGGATGCGCGGGCCATCCGCGACGGCGGCGGCAACGGCTCGATCATCGGCCGCAACAGCTTCCAGCGCCCGAAGGCCGAGGCGCTGGAGATGCTGGCGCGCATCATCCGCATCTACCGCGGCCAGGAATGA